In Nitrospira sp., one genomic interval encodes:
- a CDS encoding DUF5615 family PIN-like protein yields MPIRFKLDENLPRNAEVLLRQAGHDVHTVLAEQLGGSPDPRVFSASQAEERILVTFDLDFSDLRVYPPASHHGIWVLRPHTQSIENTLALLRSALRVLEAEPPQGRLWIIEPERVRIHE; encoded by the coding sequence ATGCCCATCCGATTTAAACTCGACGAGAACCTTCCTCGCAATGCTGAAGTCTTACTTCGGCAGGCCGGTCACGATGTCCACACCGTACTTGCCGAGCAACTGGGAGGGAGCCCAGATCCACGGGTGTTTAGCGCCTCCCAAGCAGAGGAGAGAATTCTTGTCACATTCGATCTCGATTTCTCCGATCTCCGCGTCTATCCCCCCGCAAGTCACCATGGAATCTGGGTATTGCGTCCACACACGCAAAGTATCGAAAACACGCTGGCGTTGCTGCGATCCGCGTTGCGGGTTCTTGAAGCTGAACCTCCCCAAGGGCGGTTGTGGATCATCGAACCTGAACGGGTTCGGATTCATGAATAG
- a CDS encoding DUF3015 family protein translates to MITTRFALIPGLLLILGGCMTDATVELTKAPFDATTQLTDGTTGATKEFLDPTTEFTSSTTPGALSEGGLLRAKQKATFFAMQTQDNLREDIARGQGEYLASLAALTGVPADQWPALQDDMRQSYPTLFDEQLSPGQSSERVVETAWAHGYGKQVVAHR, encoded by the coding sequence ATGATCACCACACGCTTTGCACTGATTCCCGGCTTGCTTCTTATCCTCGGCGGCTGCATGACGGACGCCACCGTCGAGTTGACAAAGGCGCCGTTCGACGCCACCACACAACTCACCGACGGCACGACCGGGGCCACCAAGGAGTTTCTCGATCCGACGACCGAATTCACGTCGAGCACCACGCCGGGCGCATTGTCGGAGGGCGGGCTTCTCCGAGCCAAACAGAAGGCCACCTTCTTCGCGATGCAGACACAGGACAACCTGCGCGAAGACATCGCCCGTGGACAGGGGGAGTATCTGGCGTCGCTGGCAGCCCTCACGGGTGTCCCGGCAGACCAATGGCCGGCGCTTCAGGACGACATGAGACAGTCCTACCCGACACTGTTCGATGAGCAACTGTCGCCGGGGCAGTCGAGCGAACGGGTCGTCGAAACCGCGTGGGCGCACGGGTACGGCAAGCAGGTGGTTGCCCATCGATAG
- the holB gene encoding DNA polymerase III subunit delta' encodes MPFADIIGHDRAKRLLTSAVLQNRLAHAYLFHGADRIGKRLLALRLTQALLCETVAGHGDLDACGTCRACRQVEARTHPDFLVIEPDREQANPQIKIELIRDIEHQMIYRPLIGNRKICLIDDADRMTIGAANALLKTLEEPPDHSLFLLVSSRPYALPSTIRSRCQALRLASPAQTQVEAAIILKRELPPADAHFLAVLSEGQLGHALDTDLAEARRSQKEYALLFSPKGLQSFSTILATAEALAKGDRAGDAFEWLLRWLRDLLLLAIGAESEQILNRDALSELRVIAERVNVDDLLQLIGELELLERQTQRNINLQIALESLLLRLRDVLVPKTAPSPRR; translated from the coding sequence ATGCCGTTCGCTGACATCATCGGCCATGACCGCGCGAAGCGTTTGCTCACGTCGGCCGTCCTGCAAAATCGCCTCGCCCACGCGTACCTCTTCCATGGCGCCGATCGGATCGGCAAACGCCTGCTGGCCCTTCGCTTGACTCAAGCCTTGCTCTGCGAAACCGTCGCCGGACACGGTGACTTGGACGCCTGCGGCACCTGCCGCGCCTGTCGCCAGGTCGAGGCGCGAACCCATCCCGATTTTCTGGTGATCGAACCGGACCGCGAGCAGGCCAATCCGCAGATCAAGATCGAACTCATTCGCGACATCGAACACCAGATGATCTATCGCCCCTTGATCGGCAATCGGAAAATTTGTCTCATCGACGACGCAGATCGCATGACCATCGGCGCCGCCAACGCCCTGCTCAAAACATTGGAAGAACCGCCCGACCATAGCCTGTTCCTGTTGGTATCCAGCAGACCCTATGCACTCCCCTCCACCATCCGCTCCCGCTGCCAGGCGTTGCGGCTTGCCAGCCCGGCGCAAACCCAAGTGGAAGCCGCCATCATCCTCAAGCGCGAACTGCCGCCGGCCGACGCTCACTTTCTCGCCGTGTTGAGCGAGGGGCAGTTGGGGCACGCGCTAGACACCGACCTCGCCGAGGCTCGCAGGAGCCAGAAGGAATATGCGCTGCTCTTCTCGCCCAAAGGACTCCAGTCGTTCAGCACCATTCTGGCCACCGCCGAAGCCTTGGCCAAAGGTGATCGCGCCGGTGACGCGTTCGAATGGTTGCTCCGATGGCTGCGCGACCTGCTCCTCCTTGCCATCGGCGCCGAATCAGAACAAATCCTGAATCGCGACGCCCTCTCCGAGCTGCGGGTCATCGCTGAACGCGTGAACGTCGACGACCTCCTGCAGCTCATCGGTGAACTCGAGCTGCTGGAGCGACAGACCCAGCGGAACATCAATCTGCAGATCGCCCTCGAATCACTCCTGCTCCGGCTGCGCGATGTTCTCGTCCCCAAAACAGCCCCGAGTCCGAGACGCTAA
- a CDS encoding GTP-binding protein → MTQTLPIPFYILCGSLGAGKTTLLMRLLEFWNQQGHRVGVLMNEAGEVSIDGPRAGTIADQVLNLAGGCICCDTKDDLAWSITQLVRDYESTLIVLECSGMADPAEVVDAVTDAYVSRIAKLERVLALLHPVPLPDTGMAELVIRNAIRYADDLILNKRDLYIPGHWEQFRETITAYNPYGKLWETSHARLDLASLLGAPASRPAPTNVLFEQSAPHGTHHDARASHHPMVTTVRLPGPLDRTRFTQWMQTLPEGVERAKGFFRFAGEPELQEFQFFPPRTGTLEPVMLLDEPDHVVVLIGRDFDQAGCRAALLACLA, encoded by the coding sequence ATGACTCAGACACTCCCCATTCCCTTCTACATCCTCTGCGGCTCGCTCGGCGCGGGTAAAACCACCTTGCTCATGCGCCTGCTCGAATTCTGGAACCAACAGGGCCACAGGGTCGGCGTGTTGATGAACGAGGCGGGCGAAGTCAGCATCGACGGCCCGCGCGCGGGAACGATCGCCGATCAGGTCCTGAACCTGGCCGGCGGCTGCATCTGTTGCGACACCAAGGACGACCTCGCCTGGAGCATCACCCAGCTCGTGCGCGACTATGAATCCACCTTAATCGTCCTCGAATGTTCCGGCATGGCCGATCCGGCGGAAGTGGTGGATGCCGTCACCGATGCCTACGTGTCGCGGATCGCCAAACTTGAGCGGGTCCTAGCCCTCCTCCACCCGGTCCCGCTTCCCGATACCGGCATGGCCGAATTGGTCATCCGCAACGCCATCCGCTACGCCGACGACCTCATCCTCAACAAACGCGACCTCTACATTCCCGGCCACTGGGAACAGTTCCGCGAGACCATCACCGCCTACAATCCCTACGGCAAGCTCTGGGAAACCAGCCATGCGAGGCTGGACCTGGCTTCGTTGCTGGGCGCGCCCGCCTCGCGCCCCGCGCCGACAAACGTGTTATTCGAGCAATCCGCGCCGCACGGGACGCATCATGACGCCCGCGCCTCACACCACCCGATGGTGACGACGGTGCGCCTACCTGGCCCGCTGGATCGGACTCGCTTTACGCAGTGGATGCAGACGCTACCGGAGGGGGTGGAACGGGCGAAGGGCTTCTTTCGATTTGCGGGCGAACCGGAGTTGCAGGAGTTTCAATTTTTCCCACCGCGCACCGGCACCCTTGAGCCGGTCATGTTGCTCGACGAGCCGGATCATGTCGTGGTGCTGATCGGACGAGACTTCGACCAAGCAGGTTGCCGCGCCGCCCTCCTGGCCTGCCTCGCCTGA
- the metG gene encoding methionine--tRNA ligase, whose product MSAGHTFYITTPIYYVNDVPHIGHAYTTVAADVLARYWRLRGRDVFFLTGLDEHGQKVQQAAAKAGIDPQAHCDRLAPQFTHLWQRLNISHNAFIRTTDRPHQSVVQRYLQQLYDKQLIYKADYTGWYCTFDERFWTEKDVADGLCPDCKRPIERLSEHNYFFRMGQYQDRLQRHILEHPDFIRPESRRNEVLGFLQTQTLGDLSISRPKSRLSWGIELPFDKDYVTYVWFDALVNYMSALEYLPQEQPAGLRYWPADVHLVGKDILTTHAVYWSTMLMALERPLPKTVFAHGWWTVDGEKMSKSRGNVVDPNKMVDQFGADAFRYFLLREVPFGQDGDFSESGMVKRMNSELADGLGNLLSRSLTMIERFAGGIIPPHDTISDGDLETDLMRRSGELFGEASDHIEHLRFSRALESISEIVQVCDQYIDKTAPWVLAKKPEHRPKLLNSLYHIAYTLGALVHPLYPFMPRTSATMATQLGLEPKEDGKALTYLDPHLLPGRTVKKGAALFPRIDTKPQGAKPVSETPASPQPTAAATTGAPAASQSPAPTTTPAAAQPAQITIDDFMKIQLKTAKVLSAERVPKSEKLLKLQVSLGTELRQIVAGIGKKYEPDALVGKTIVIVANLKPAKLMGIESQGMVLAAGDSEVRGLATFVEDVEPGTKVK is encoded by the coding sequence ATGAGCGCCGGACACACCTTCTACATCACGACCCCCATTTACTACGTCAACGACGTGCCGCACATCGGCCACGCCTACACGACGGTCGCCGCAGATGTGCTGGCGCGGTACTGGCGGCTGCGGGGACGCGACGTGTTTTTCCTCACCGGCCTGGATGAACATGGCCAGAAGGTGCAGCAGGCCGCAGCGAAGGCCGGCATCGATCCCCAGGCCCATTGCGACCGCCTCGCGCCGCAGTTCACACACCTCTGGCAACGGTTGAACATTTCTCATAACGCCTTCATCCGCACCACCGACCGGCCGCACCAGTCAGTGGTTCAACGATATCTTCAACAGCTGTACGATAAGCAGCTGATTTACAAGGCAGATTATACGGGATGGTACTGCACGTTTGACGAGCGGTTTTGGACCGAGAAAGACGTGGCCGACGGCCTCTGCCCGGACTGCAAGCGCCCCATCGAGCGACTCAGCGAGCACAATTATTTTTTCAGGATGGGACAGTACCAGGACCGGCTGCAGCGGCATATCCTGGAGCATCCGGATTTCATCCGACCGGAGTCGCGCCGCAACGAAGTGCTGGGCTTCCTGCAAACCCAAACATTGGGCGACCTGTCCATCTCGCGTCCGAAGTCCCGCCTCTCCTGGGGCATCGAATTGCCGTTCGACAAAGACTACGTCACCTACGTCTGGTTCGATGCACTCGTGAACTACATGTCTGCGCTGGAATACCTGCCGCAAGAACAACCGGCCGGTCTGCGTTACTGGCCCGCCGATGTGCACCTGGTCGGGAAAGACATCCTCACGACCCATGCGGTGTATTGGTCCACCATGTTGATGGCGCTGGAACGACCGCTCCCCAAGACCGTCTTCGCCCACGGCTGGTGGACGGTAGACGGCGAAAAGATGTCGAAGAGCCGCGGCAACGTCGTCGATCCCAATAAGATGGTCGATCAGTTCGGCGCCGATGCCTTCCGCTACTTCCTGCTGCGCGAAGTGCCCTTCGGGCAGGATGGGGATTTCTCGGAAAGCGGCATGGTCAAGCGCATGAACAGCGAATTGGCGGATGGATTGGGCAACCTTCTAAGTCGCAGCTTGACCATGATCGAGCGGTTCGCGGGGGGGATTATCCCGCCCCACGACACCATAAGCGACGGCGACCTTGAAACTGATCTGATGAGACGTTCCGGAGAATTGTTCGGCGAAGCTTCGGACCACATCGAACACCTTCGATTCAGCCGAGCGCTGGAGTCCATCAGCGAAATCGTTCAGGTATGCGATCAATATATCGATAAGACTGCACCGTGGGTCCTCGCGAAGAAACCTGAACATCGGCCCAAGCTCCTGAATAGCCTCTATCACATCGCATATACCCTAGGAGCACTTGTCCACCCGCTCTACCCCTTTATGCCGCGGACGAGTGCCACGATGGCAACACAGCTTGGCCTCGAACCGAAAGAAGACGGAAAAGCACTCACATATCTAGACCCACATCTGCTGCCTGGTAGAACCGTGAAGAAAGGCGCCGCACTATTCCCCCGCATTGACACCAAACCACAAGGAGCCAAACCCGTGAGTGAGACACCAGCATCTCCGCAACCGACGGCCGCCGCCACGACCGGAGCCCCCGCTGCGTCGCAATCGCCGGCTCCGACTACCACACCGGCCGCCGCACAACCGGCCCAGATCACCATCGACGACTTCATGAAGATCCAGCTCAAGACGGCCAAGGTCCTGTCGGCCGAGCGGGTGCCGAAGTCGGAAAAGTTGCTGAAGCTGCAAGTGAGTCTCGGGACGGAACTACGCCAAATCGTCGCGGGTATCGGCAAGAAATACGAACCGGACGCACTGGTCGGCAAGACCATCGTCATCGTGGCAAACCTGAAGCCGGCGAAGCTCATGGGGATCGAATCTCAAGGCATGGTCCTCGCGGCAGGCGACAGCGAAGTGCGGGGGCTCGCCACCTTCGTCGAAGACGTGGAGCCCGGCACCAAGGTGAAATGA
- a CDS encoding ATP-dependent metallopeptidase FtsH/Yme1/Tma family protein, translating into MDPKQRQFSIWYMFIALWVLMLIQMFLPSVFNPTEIPYSEFKEAVEAGKVTEVAVSPQIIHGKMKEDKVFNTIRIEDPDLLRSLAQHQVKVTGVIESTLFRDVLSWIVPIALFFGVWWFLLRRMGQSQGFMTVGQSKAKIYMEKEVKVSFADVAGVDEAKQELEEVIEFLKTPEKFRRLGGKIPKGILLVGPPGTGKTLLAKAVAGEASVPFFSISGSEFVEMFVGVGAARVRDLFEQAKGKAPCIIFIDELDALGKARGMGPMAHEEREQTLNQLLVEMDGFDSRVGVILMAATNRPEILDPALLRAGRFDRQVLVDRPDKGGRLAILKVHARNIVLENPSDLETIAAMTPGFVGADLANLLNEAALLAVRRSRDVVGMPELQEAVERVVAGLEKRNRVLNKMERERVAHHEVGHALVALSIPGVDAVHKISIIPRGIAALGYTMQLPTEDRFLMTYTELKNKIAVLLGGRAAEELIYGEVSTGAQDDLRKATDIAKSMVKVYGMSEKLGQVSLERDRQPLFLQAMPAQSPGDYSEQTSREIDCEVRHLIDEQYERARSLLTARESALRKAAQVLLGKETISGEELKVLVEEV; encoded by the coding sequence ATGGACCCTAAACAACGACAGTTCTCCATTTGGTATATGTTCATCGCCCTCTGGGTCTTGATGTTGATCCAGATGTTCCTGCCCTCCGTCTTCAATCCCACCGAGATCCCCTACAGCGAGTTCAAGGAAGCCGTGGAGGCCGGCAAGGTGACCGAGGTCGCGGTGTCACCGCAGATCATCCACGGCAAGATGAAGGAAGATAAGGTCTTCAACACGATCCGCATCGAAGATCCCGACCTCCTGCGCAGCCTCGCTCAGCACCAGGTCAAGGTGACCGGCGTGATCGAGAGCACCCTGTTCCGCGACGTGTTGTCCTGGATCGTGCCCATCGCCCTCTTCTTCGGAGTCTGGTGGTTCCTGCTACGGCGCATGGGCCAGAGCCAGGGCTTCATGACCGTCGGCCAAAGCAAGGCCAAGATCTACATGGAAAAGGAGGTCAAGGTCAGTTTTGCGGACGTGGCCGGGGTGGATGAAGCGAAACAAGAACTTGAAGAAGTGATTGAATTCCTGAAAACGCCGGAAAAGTTCCGTCGCCTGGGCGGCAAGATCCCCAAAGGCATCCTCCTCGTCGGCCCGCCCGGCACCGGCAAGACGCTCCTGGCCAAGGCCGTGGCCGGCGAAGCCAGTGTGCCGTTCTTCTCCATCAGCGGTTCCGAGTTCGTGGAAATGTTCGTCGGCGTCGGCGCGGCCCGCGTGCGCGACCTCTTCGAACAGGCCAAGGGCAAGGCGCCCTGCATCATCTTCATCGACGAACTCGACGCGCTCGGCAAGGCCCGCGGCATGGGTCCGATGGCCCATGAAGAACGCGAGCAGACCCTCAACCAACTGCTGGTCGAGATGGACGGCTTCGACTCTCGCGTCGGCGTCATCCTCATGGCTGCGACCAACCGCCCCGAAATCCTGGACCCAGCCCTGCTCCGTGCCGGCCGATTCGATCGCCAGGTGCTCGTCGACCGGCCCGACAAGGGAGGCCGACTGGCGATTCTCAAAGTCCACGCGCGAAACATCGTGCTCGAAAACCCGTCCGACCTCGAAACCATCGCCGCCATGACGCCAGGGTTCGTAGGCGCCGACCTCGCCAACCTGCTCAACGAAGCCGCCCTCCTGGCCGTGAGGCGAAGCCGAGATGTGGTCGGCATGCCGGAACTTCAAGAAGCGGTTGAACGTGTCGTGGCGGGGCTCGAAAAGCGCAATCGCGTGCTGAACAAGATGGAGCGCGAGCGGGTCGCCCACCACGAGGTCGGCCATGCCCTCGTCGCCCTCTCGATCCCCGGCGTGGATGCAGTTCACAAGATCTCCATCATCCCACGCGGCATCGCGGCGCTCGGGTATACCATGCAGCTCCCTACCGAAGACCGCTTCCTCATGACCTACACGGAGCTGAAGAACAAGATCGCCGTACTCCTCGGTGGGCGGGCGGCAGAAGAACTCATCTATGGTGAAGTTTCCACCGGTGCGCAAGACGACCTGCGCAAGGCCACCGACATCGCCAAAAGCATGGTGAAGGTCTATGGCATGAGCGAGAAACTGGGCCAGGTCAGCCTCGAACGCGACCGCCAACCGCTCTTTCTCCAGGCGATGCCGGCCCAGTCACCCGGCGACTACAGCGAGCAGACCTCGCGTGAAATCGACTGCGAAGTGCGGCACTTGATCGACGAGCAATACGAGCGCGCGCGCAGCTTGCTCACGGCCCGGGAATCCGCCCTCCGCAAGGCCGCCCAGGTGCTGCTGGGGAAAGAAACGATCAGCGGTGAAGAACTGAAAGTGTTGGTTGAAGAGGTGTGA
- a CDS encoding phosphatase PAP2 family protein, translated as MGFDETLFRAINGLAGRSAFVDWLMVELAKPGNLLYPILLAAAYWFWKNRRECLIGLAGGAAVVGATDALGTQLKGLVQRPRPCVTLAEVQQLLGCGGAFSFPSNHAANTAAAAAFFQVLYPKSGWIGWPLVAAIGVSRVYIGAHYLTDVVGGWLVGGLIGVGVAWLLTCWSRFRPRPTDMAAAPVRQPSAGSLS; from the coding sequence ATGGGTTTCGACGAAACGCTTTTTCGTGCGATCAACGGTCTGGCCGGGCGGTCGGCGTTCGTCGATTGGCTGATGGTCGAATTGGCCAAGCCGGGGAATCTGCTCTATCCGATTCTGCTCGCCGCGGCCTATTGGTTCTGGAAAAACCGGCGGGAATGTCTGATCGGCTTGGCGGGGGGTGCGGCGGTGGTGGGCGCGACGGATGCGCTCGGCACCCAACTCAAGGGCCTGGTGCAACGCCCGCGGCCCTGTGTGACGCTCGCCGAGGTGCAACAGCTGCTGGGCTGCGGCGGCGCCTTTTCTTTTCCCTCCAACCACGCGGCCAACACGGCGGCGGCCGCCGCCTTCTTTCAGGTGCTCTATCCCAAGTCGGGTTGGATCGGCTGGCCACTCGTGGCGGCCATTGGCGTTTCGCGCGTCTACATCGGGGCTCACTATCTGACGGATGTGGTCGGCGGCTGGCTGGTGGGCGGACTGATTGGAGTTGGTGTGGCCTGGTTGCTCACCTGCTGGTCGCGGTTCCGGCCCCGTCCGACGGACATGGCCGCGGCTCCTGTGCGGCAGCCTTCCGCCGGTTCGTTATCGTGA
- a CDS encoding DUF4157 domain-containing protein yields MRMPDPVVHDVLRSPGQPLGASIRGFMEPRFGHDFGQVRVHADAKADASARAIGALAYTVGRDVVFGAGRYAPHTPAGRQLLAHELAHVLQQGGGELMVRRAVTYPRPTVSSENPILRVLRGEPDLARTTPTINGAVAQTDTIALRELRAAFNPTGIDIMSAPQTPTQGSGSGSGSGSGSGSGGTAASTECAFKNFDVRISASMIMPTAPGRDRWGPLSVSGTMLAANAPSICRAKRSISVTMKGEPDTATFYAKIKTNEQEHVTDLMDASNRYLVPHFQAIMALRGRGQNASACRTDLQSKLAQVPGSRIQDFVARVLADIQRRDTPGAHPTEQATRVLDDCNRMEITGKQKPAPTPAVRRTP; encoded by the coding sequence ATGCGCATGCCTGACCCCGTAGTCCACGATGTGCTGCGGTCTCCGGGGCAGCCGCTGGGCGCATCCATCCGCGGGTTCATGGAGCCGCGATTCGGGCACGACTTCGGTCAGGTGCGCGTGCACGCGGACGCGAAGGCGGACGCCTCAGCGCGGGCGATAGGCGCGCTGGCCTATACCGTAGGGCGCGACGTCGTGTTCGGGGCGGGGCGGTATGCGCCGCACACTCCCGCGGGACGGCAGTTGCTCGCTCACGAGTTGGCCCACGTCCTGCAACAGGGCGGCGGCGAGCTTATGGTTCGTCGGGCGGTCACATATCCTCGCCCCACCGTCTCTTCGGAGAATCCAATCCTTCGAGTTCTAAGGGGCGAACCGGACCTGGCAAGAACAACGCCGACTATTAACGGAGCGGTAGCCCAGACTGACACAATTGCGCTGAGGGAACTCAGAGCAGCTTTCAACCCGACAGGTATCGACATCATGAGCGCACCCCAGACGCCCACACAGGGTTCAGGCTCAGGGAGCGGCTCGGGTTCCGGGAGCGGGTCTGGCGGTACTGCCGCCAGTACCGAATGCGCCTTTAAGAACTTTGATGTGAGAATCTCCGCGAGCATGATTATGCCCACGGCTCCGGGCCGCGACCGTTGGGGCCCTCTTTCCGTTAGCGGGACCATGCTGGCAGCCAACGCCCCCTCGATTTGCAGGGCCAAGAGGAGTATCAGCGTCACTATGAAGGGCGAGCCTGATACGGCAACCTTCTATGCAAAGATAAAGACGAATGAGCAGGAGCACGTGACGGATCTTATGGACGCCTCCAACCGATATCTTGTCCCGCACTTCCAGGCGATTATGGCGCTGAGGGGGAGAGGTCAGAACGCCAGTGCCTGTAGGACAGACCTCCAGAGTAAGCTCGCGCAGGTGCCGGGGAGCAGGATTCAAGACTTCGTGGCGCGGGTCCTTGCAGACATACAGCGGCGAGATACCCCCGGGGCACACCCCACTGAGCAAGCGACGCGCGTCCTCGACGACTGCAATCGAATGGAGATTACTGGGAAGCAGAAGCCGGCTCCTACTCCGGCGGTAAGGCGCACTCCGTAG
- a CDS encoding nucleotide-binding protein: MQGPLAGAEADSKIIGTSLFAQPATASGLSPATDSRKVFVVHGHDNEAKEITARFLEKVRLQPIILHEQASCGRTIIEKFETYSGDIAFAVVLLTPDDVEASAANQAQLNPRARHNVILELGYFMGRLSRVRVCALYKGSVELPSDFQGVIYIEMDAAGAWKAKLAQEFVQAKLPINLDGLLGS, translated from the coding sequence CTGCAGGGCCCTTTGGCAGGCGCAGAGGCGGATTCGAAGATAATAGGGACTTCGTTGTTTGCCCAACCAGCAACAGCTTCTGGCCTATCACCCGCGACCGACTCAAGAAAAGTGTTCGTGGTACATGGGCACGACAATGAAGCAAAGGAGATCACCGCTCGTTTTCTTGAGAAGGTTCGACTACAACCCATCATTCTTCACGAGCAGGCTAGCTGTGGGCGAACGATTATTGAGAAGTTTGAAACGTACTCGGGTGACATTGCATTCGCTGTGGTTCTTCTTACCCCTGATGACGTTGAGGCATCTGCGGCAAATCAAGCGCAATTAAATCCACGGGCACGTCATAATGTCATCTTGGAGCTCGGCTACTTCATGGGTAGACTTAGCCGAGTTCGAGTCTGTGCGCTATACAAAGGTAGCGTTGAACTTCCGTCTGACTTCCAGGGAGTCATTTACATCGAAATGGACGCAGCTGGCGCGTGGAAAGCAAAGTTGGCGCAGGAGTTTGTTCAAGCCAAATTGCCGATAAACCTCGATGGCTTACTTGGTAGCTAG
- a CDS encoding cation transporter has protein sequence MVAHTYHEMRSRLRIALALNAVIIVAEFVGGFLTNSIGLIGDAGHNLVDQGSLFLALYAHVLTARPATDSRTFGYHRAGIIAAFLNAFILLLTAVGITFVSIERLLDPVAVPGGWVMLIATVSFVANLSIALLLQHGAKDDLNIRSAFWHMLADAWVSLGVVLSGGLILFTGWTILDPLVSLFVVIAITRGAWPLFKESLEVLLESTPPGLSPALVAATIESIQGVKNVHDLHIWAVEPRLIMMTTHVQVEGGDQAMTSDLLQTIRHRVATDFGIKHLTIQLETECCHPDAVHCDLNRLAAQHAHPEFLHSHH, from the coding sequence ATGGTTGCTCACACCTACCACGAAATGCGGTCTCGCCTGCGGATCGCGCTGGCCCTCAACGCCGTCATTATCGTCGCCGAGTTCGTCGGCGGCTTTCTCACGAACAGCATCGGCCTCATCGGCGATGCCGGGCACAACCTAGTCGATCAAGGCTCGCTCTTTCTCGCCCTCTATGCCCATGTCCTGACCGCTCGCCCCGCGACCGACAGCCGCACCTTCGGGTACCATCGCGCCGGCATCATCGCCGCATTCCTGAACGCCTTCATCCTGCTATTGACGGCGGTCGGCATCACCTTCGTGAGCATCGAACGACTCCTCGATCCCGTGGCCGTGCCGGGCGGCTGGGTCATGCTGATCGCAACCGTGAGCTTCGTGGCCAACCTGTCGATCGCGCTCTTGCTCCAGCACGGCGCCAAAGACGACCTGAATATCCGGAGCGCCTTCTGGCACATGCTGGCCGATGCCTGGGTCTCGCTCGGCGTGGTTCTGAGCGGCGGCCTCATCCTATTCACCGGCTGGACTATCCTGGACCCGCTCGTGAGTCTCTTCGTCGTCATTGCCATCACGCGCGGGGCCTGGCCGCTCTTTAAGGAATCACTTGAAGTCTTGCTGGAGTCGACCCCTCCCGGCTTGAGCCCGGCGCTGGTGGCAGCCACCATCGAATCGATCCAGGGCGTGAAGAACGTACACGACCTCCACATCTGGGCGGTGGAACCACGACTCATCATGATGACCACCCACGTCCAAGTCGAGGGCGGCGACCAAGCCATGACCAGCGACCTGCTCCAAACCATCCGCCACCGGGTGGCCACCGACTTCGGCATCAAACACCTCACCATCCAGCTCGAAACGGAATGCTGTCACCCCGACGCCGTGCATTGCGATTTGAACCGTCTGGCTGCCCAGCACGCCCATCCCGAATTCCTGCACAGCCATCACTAG
- a CDS encoding DUF433 domain-containing protein — protein sequence MDWKPYISTDPQIMHGAVCFRGTRIPVSVVLDNLAAGETLERILDQYPSLRPEHIPAAIGYAADLARERIVPIPA from the coding sequence ATGGATTGGAAACCCTACATTTCGACCGATCCGCAAATTATGCATGGCGCTGTGTGTTTTCGAGGCACGCGCATACCGGTATCGGTGGTGCTGGACAATCTCGCTGCAGGCGAAACGCTTGAGCGTATTCTCGATCAATACCCCTCGCTTCGGCCTGAGCATATTCCCGCAGCGATCGGCTATGCAGCGGACTTGGCGCGAGAGCGTATCGTTCCCATCCCCGCTTAA